A genome region from Hydrogenoanaerobacterium saccharovorans includes the following:
- a CDS encoding permease, with protein MDIFTIAIWVITAGLLVFSFVKDKAKTKDALKKALFMGRGMALSIFAVIFAIGLILAVLPPEQIADIIAKQNVFVATIAAAAFGTVTLIPAFIAFPLIGTLATAGVGIMPSVAFLTTLTMVGVATFPLEKREFGIKFAVTRNALSFIFAIIIAVIMGAIL; from the coding sequence ATGGATATTTTCACAATTGCTATTTGGGTAATTACTGCCGGTCTTCTTGTTTTTTCTTTTGTAAAAGATAAAGCAAAGACAAAGGATGCACTTAAAAAAGCATTATTTATGGGTAGAGGCATGGCTCTATCTATCTTTGCAGTTATCTTTGCCATAGGACTGATATTAGCGGTACTGCCACCGGAGCAAATTGCTGACATCATTGCCAAACAAAACGTATTTGTAGCAACCATAGCCGCAGCTGCATTCGGTACAGTTACCTTAATCCCTGCATTTATTGCCTTTCCACTCATCGGAACACTTGCTACTGCCGGGGTAGGAATTATGCCATCGGTGGCATTTTTGACAACGCTTACCATGGTTGGTGTTGCGACATTTCCACTTGAAAAACGAGAGTTTGGCATAAAATTTGCGGTTACTCGCAATGCACTGAGCTTTATATTTGCTATTATTATTGCAGTGATTATGGGGGCGATTTTATGA
- a CDS encoding DNA methyltransferase: MGSGTTAIVCINLGRNFIGFELDEGYYNTVSNRIKQHNTSKRTIHP; this comes from the coding sequence ATGGGTAGCGGTACAACCGCCATTGTGTGCATCAACTTAGGACGCAACTTTATCGGCTTTGAACTGGATGAGGGGTATTATAATACAGTAAGCAACCGAATTAAGCAACACAATACAAGCAAAAGAACAATACATCCATAG
- the terS gene encoding phage terminase small subunit — translation MARPRSPQRDKAKEKWLQSCGKITVKQLAESMGIPSARIRKWKSEDKWRDELDEIQSKRCRGGQPGNQNAAGAGAPIKNNNAETHGAYSTVHLDDLPQKEREYIMSITLDTRENMLRELQLLIAKESDLKKKMKALETESDEALHIDKVVEMLVPESDTAFKTNMKTVMKASSFDRTMKLEAEYNKIHGRIIKLLDSIKSYELEKRRIQLEERKYNLAKQRIKGEYEINPETGEIDDESDNLCAELEV, via the coding sequence GTGGCAAGACCGCGCAGTCCGCAACGGGATAAAGCAAAAGAAAAATGGCTGCAATCTTGCGGGAAAATTACAGTAAAACAGCTTGCAGAAAGTATGGGGATACCATCTGCCCGGATACGCAAATGGAAGAGCGAAGATAAATGGCGGGATGAACTTGACGAGATACAGTCAAAACGTTGTCGTGGCGGACAACCCGGCAATCAAAACGCTGCCGGAGCGGGCGCGCCGATTAAAAACAATAATGCAGAAACGCACGGTGCCTACTCCACGGTTCACCTTGATGACCTACCACAAAAAGAGCGGGAATATATTATGTCAATTACTCTTGACACCAGAGAAAATATGCTTAGAGAATTACAGCTGCTCATCGCCAAAGAAAGCGACTTGAAAAAGAAGATGAAAGCTTTAGAAACCGAGAGCGACGAAGCATTACACATTGATAAAGTTGTTGAAATGCTGGTACCAGAGAGTGATACAGCATTTAAAACCAATATGAAAACCGTAATGAAAGCAAGTTCGTTTGACCGAACCATGAAGCTGGAAGCTGAGTATAACAAAATACACGGACGAATTATTAAGCTACTTGACAGCATCAAGTCATATGAACTTGAAAAGCGCCGCATTCAGTTAGAAGAACGTAAGTACAATCTTGCAAAGCAAAGGATAAAAGGGGAATACGAAATCAACCCAGAAACGGGTGAAATTGATGACGAAAGTGACAATCTTTGCGCAGAACTAGAGGTTTAA
- the rsgA gene encoding ribosome small subunit-dependent GTPase A, whose translation MNILNNYGLTDRFSNEAGMYPELSIARITAQYRGLYKIVSVHGEMQAEISGKLRFETTELAKFPTVGDFVMVSVDASCGNAIIHHVLTRKSVFLRTAVGVSGQAQSVAANIDTVFICMSLNNNFNLSRLERYLSVAWDSGATPVVLLTKSDLCEDLEKAVNVVERVSSFSDVIPLSVYDKNIEQTLSKYLKSGTTSAFIGSSGVGKSTLINKLLGEDVLTTADIGKADKGRHTTTGREMFSSPFGGVLIDTPGMRELGAESVDLGKTFDDIEELAGRCKFRDCTHTNEPGCAILDALANGTLDSRRFENYCKLKIEAGYDGLNAKEIEVKKLERMFKNVGGMKNMRKFAKEQHKNK comes from the coding sequence ATGAATATATTAAACAATTACGGTCTTACTGATCGATTTTCAAATGAAGCTGGCATGTATCCTGAGCTATCAATAGCTCGTATTACCGCACAATATCGAGGGCTGTATAAAATTGTCTCCGTGCATGGTGAAATGCAAGCTGAAATTTCAGGGAAATTGCGCTTCGAAACCACAGAGCTTGCAAAATTTCCCACAGTTGGAGATTTTGTAATGGTTTCAGTAGACGCCTCTTGTGGCAATGCGATTATCCATCATGTATTGACACGCAAAAGTGTTTTTCTTCGTACTGCTGTGGGAGTAAGTGGTCAGGCACAGAGTGTAGCCGCTAACATTGACACGGTTTTTATCTGCATGTCCCTCAATAATAATTTCAATCTTAGTCGCTTGGAGCGTTATCTCAGCGTGGCTTGGGACAGCGGTGCTACCCCTGTTGTTCTGCTTACTAAATCTGATTTATGTGAGGATTTAGAGAAAGCAGTAAACGTGGTAGAGCGTGTATCTTCTTTTTCCGATGTAATACCTCTTTCTGTATATGACAAAAATATTGAGCAAACACTCTCAAAATATCTCAAATCAGGTACTACTTCTGCATTTATCGGTTCTTCGGGGGTAGGCAAATCCACTCTTATCAATAAGCTGTTAGGTGAAGATGTTCTTACAACCGCCGATATTGGAAAAGCGGATAAGGGCAGGCATACCACAACTGGCAGAGAAATGTTTTCCTCACCCTTTGGCGGGGTTCTCATCGACACACCCGGTATGCGAGAGCTGGGAGCTGAGAGTGTGGACTTAGGCAAAACCTTTGATGATATTGAAGAGCTTGCAGGTCGTTGTAAGTTTCGTGATTGCACTCACACCAATGAACCAGGCTGTGCCATATTGGATGCTTTAGCAAATGGCACTCTTGACAGCAGACGATTTGAAAATTACTGTAAACTCAAAATCGAAGCAGGCTATGACGGCCTAAATGCCAAAGAGATTGAGGTTAAAAAGTTAGAGCGTATGTTCAAGAATGTTGGCGGCATGAAAAATATGCGTAAGTTTGCCAAAGAGCAACACAAAAACAAATAG
- the tlp gene encoding small acid-soluble spore protein Tlp, with protein MKNNPDNRKDNVERIQRNIDYTISNIHRANEVIDETSDENAKRELQAKNERREKALEGMRHEIKDEAEYRKNSEH; from the coding sequence TTGAAAAACAATCCGGATAACCGAAAAGATAACGTTGAAAGAATACAGCGAAATATTGATTACACAATCAGCAACATTCACCGCGCCAACGAAGTGATTGACGAGACTTCCGACGAAAATGCAAAAAGAGAACTACAGGCAAAAAATGAGAGAAGAGAAAAAGCTCTGGAAGGTATGCGTCATGAAATTAAAGACGAAGCTGAATACAGAAAAAATTCCGAGCATTAA
- a CDS encoding permease: MSKAVKFIKSNLFLLSVVIAYLVLTIIRPPLGVLGIKNSGYYIKEMLMIMPVIFVLTALLDTWVPKETIIKFLGREAKTKGMVLSFLLGSISAGPIYAAFPFCVMLHKKGASIRNIIIILSSWAVIKIPMLLNEAKFLGLKFMIVRWIITVIAILIFANITNKIVKDKDLPQRKVKEKSGVTINRDACMGCTICTKKYPQLFQMDSKKATVKEYSDLDMELLDSAIKSCPVKAIEYN, from the coding sequence ATGAGTAAAGCAGTAAAGTTTATAAAGAGTAATCTATTCCTACTTTCTGTCGTGATTGCTTATTTGGTGCTTACAATCATTCGCCCACCGCTTGGTGTTTTGGGTATCAAAAACAGTGGGTATTACATCAAAGAAATGCTCATGATTATGCCTGTGATATTTGTGTTGACAGCACTACTCGATACATGGGTGCCCAAAGAAACAATTATCAAATTTTTGGGTAGAGAAGCAAAAACAAAAGGTATGGTGTTGTCCTTTTTACTTGGTAGCATATCGGCAGGTCCAATCTATGCCGCGTTTCCGTTTTGCGTTATGCTACACAAAAAAGGAGCATCAATCAGAAACATTATAATTATTTTAAGCTCATGGGCAGTGATTAAAATACCGATGCTACTAAATGAAGCAAAGTTTTTAGGGTTAAAATTTATGATTGTTCGTTGGATAATCACCGTCATTGCTATCTTGATTTTTGCAAATATTACAAACAAAATTGTTAAAGATAAAGATTTGCCACAGCGTAAAGTTAAGGAAAAAAGTGGTGTGACTATAAACCGTGATGCGTGTATGGGATGCACAATTTGCACTAAGAAATATCCACAACTTTTCCAAATGGATAGCAAAAAAGCCACTGTAAAAGAATACAGCGACCTTGATATGGAGTTGCTGGATAGTGCTATAAAATCTTGTCCTGTAAAGGCGATCGAATACAATTAA